A single window of Nicotiana sylvestris chromosome 3, ASM39365v2, whole genome shotgun sequence DNA harbors:
- the LOC138888549 gene encoding uncharacterized protein, which produces MIVGLDLAKSLGTEVIKAKYDSLLVVNQVNKSFEVREDRMQRYLDKLQVTLHRFKEWTLDHVPREQNSEADALANLGSSVEVAEIIPGTVIQLSRSVIEKGLYKINSTRLTRDLRNKYIEYLKNGKLPLDPKESRALRTKVARFTLDEDGTLYRRTFNGPLTVCLESGDTDYVL; this is translated from the coding sequence ATGATTGTAGGGCTCGatctagctaaaagcttggggaCAGAAGTCATTAAAGCTAAGTATGACTCTTTattggtggtgaaccaagtaaacaaaagcttTGAAGTTCGAGAAGAtagaatgcaaaggtatttggacaagctacaggtaactttgcaccgcttcaaggagtggactttagaccatgtacctcgagaacaaaatagtgaggccgatgcacttgcaaatTTAGGATCATCGGTCGAGGTAGCCGAGATCATCCCGGGGACTGTCATCCAACTATCAAGATCTGTGATCGAGAAAGGTCTTTACAAAATAAACTCTACAAGATTGACCAGGGATTTGAGGAATAAATATATCGAATATTTGAAAAACGGAAAGCTCCCATTGGACCCTAAAGAGTCGAGGGCCCTTCGAACAAAAGTTGCTCGATTCACattagatgaagatggaacattatacagaagGACATTCAATGGACCATTGACAGTATGTTTAGAGtcgggggacaccgattatgttttaTGA
- the LOC138888550 gene encoding uncharacterized protein yields the protein MGGEYGPLKTYFPDEEVSFVREDITKAYDSWRMFFDGAANFKGVGIEAVLVSETGQHYPISAKLRFPCTNNMEEYEAYIMGINLAINMNVQELLVIDDSDLLGMDAIGLIKPTASNGHKFILVSIDYFTKWVEAASYKAVTKKVIADFVKDRIVC from the exons atgggaggagaatacggacccttgaaaacgtattttcctgatgaagaagtgtcattcgtaaGAGAGGACATTACTAAAGCATACGacagttggaggatgttctttgatggagctgcaaatttcaaaggagtgggcattgaagcggttttggtatcagaaactggtcagcaCTACCCTATATCTGCGAAGCTTAGATTTccatgcaccaataatatggaaGAATATGAGGCTTACATCATGGGGATCAATTTGGCCATCAATATGAATGTACAAGAGTTGCTCGTAATTGATgattcagatcttctg ggaatggatgccatcGGTCTGATCAAGCCtactgcttcaaacgggcacaagttCATTTTAGTatccattgactacttcacaaaatgggtagaagctgcatcctacaaagctgtaaccaagaaagtcatcgcagactttgtcaaggatcgtattgtttgctga
- the LOC104232160 gene encoding protein NRT1/ PTR FAMILY 1.2-like has protein sequence MEQEMTELLSLDQSIKMEDSEQQQKQTSPHSSSIPIKSRPKGGLITMPFIIANEALEKVASYGLLPNMTFYLMKDYRMEVTTAQNLLFFWSAATNFLPLVGAFVADSYLGRFLAIGLGSIFSFLGTTVLWLTAMIPKARPPPCNQVGQACKSATASQFMLLVFSFLLMSIGAGGIRPCSLAFGANQFDKRDNPNNQRVLESFFAWYYTSSIVSVLIALTGIVYLQDKMGWKIGFGVPAILMFLSALFFFLASPFYIKHTVKSNLFSSFIQVIVVAYKNRKLPYPIQNSGYHHKNGSELQVPTEKLRFLNKACIIKSPEDVKPNGVAANSWNLCTVEQVEELKALIRIMPLWSTGIMISINLSQSSFPLLQAQSMDRHLTKNFQIPAGSFGMFLMIALTIWVFLYDRMLLPLASKIRGRPVRLTPIVRMGIGIFISCMSMLVSGIVEHVRRRRAINQGLLNNPEGLVEMSAMWLILQNSLNGIAEAFSAIGQTEFYYSELPRSMSSLASALLGLGMAVANLLASVILSAVDKHTKGEGKESWVSSSINKGHYEYYYWLLAIMTAFNLIYFMVCKWAYGPCVDIDITKRMLEVSDDDLPQENMSSHGLNSRQASC, from the exons ATGGAGCAAGAGATGACTGAGCTTCTTTCTTTAGATCAATCAATTAAAATGGAGGATTCAGAGCAGCAGCAAAAACAAACTTCTCCTCATTCTTCTTCTATTCCTATTAAAAGTAGACCAAAGGGTGGCCTCATCACTATGCCTTTTATTATAG CAAATGAAGCATTGGAGAAAGTGGCAAGCTATGGACTTTTACCCAATATGACATTTTATCTAATGAAAGATTATAGGATGGAGGTTACTACTGCTCAAAATTTACTGTTTTTTTGGTCAGCAGCTACAAATTTCTTGCCTTTAGTTGGTGCTTTTGTTGCTGATTCATATCTGGGTCGTTTCCTCGCCATTGGCCTTGGTTCCATCTTCAGTTTCCTG GGAACTACAGTATTGTGGTTAACAGCAATGATTCCGAAAGCAAGGCCACCGCCTTGCAATCAAGTAGGGCAGGCCTGTAAATCTGCAACAGCATCGCAATTCATGCTCTTGGTCTTTTCATTTCTGCTGATGTCAATTGGTGCTGGTGGTATAAGGCCATGTTCTTTAGCTTTTGGTGCTAACCAGTTTGACAAGAGAGATAATCCCAACAACCAAAGGGTGTTGGAGAGCTTCTTTGCGTGGTATTATACTTCATCCATAGTCTCTGTTCTCATCGCCTTGACGGGTATCGTTTACCTTCAAGATAAGATGGGCTGGAAAATAGGTTTTGGAGTTCCTGCAATTCTCATGTTCTTATCCGCACTGTTTTTCTTCCTTGCTTCTCCTTTTTATATAAAGCACACGGTCAAATCAAACTTGTTTAGCAGCTTCATTCAAGTAATTGTAGTTGCGTACAAGAATAGGAAACTCCCATACCCTATTCAGAATTCTGGTTATCATCACAAGAATGGTTCAGAACTTCAAGTGCCAACGGAGAAATTGAGATTCTTAAACAAAGCTTGTATCATTAAGAGCCCTGAAGATGTTAAGCCAAATGGAGTTGCAGCCAACTCGTGGAACCTTTGTACAGTGGAGCAAGTTGAGGAGCTAAAAGCCCTCATTAGGATCATGCCATTGTGGTCTACTGGGATCATGATATCGATAAACTTAAGCCAAAGTTCATTCCCTTTACTACAAGCTCAATCCATGGATAGACATCTAACGAAAAATTTTCAAATTCCAGCTGGCTCATTTGGTATGTTTTTGATGATTGCATTAACAATTTGGGTTTTTCTCTATGACCGCATGTTGCTTCCATTGGCATCGAAAATCAGAGGAAGACCAGTTCGTCTAACACCTATAGTCAGAATGGGAATTGGCATATTCATCTCTTGCATGTCTATGTTAGTCTCTGGTATCGTGGAACATGTTCGACGAAGAAGAGCAATAAATCAAGGGCTCTTGAACAACCCCGAGGGGTTGGTGGAAATGTCAGCAATGTGGCTCATACTGCAAAATAGTTTGAATGGGATAGCAGAGGCATTCAGTGCAATCGGCCAAACAGAGTTCTATTATTCTGAGCTGCCGAGGAGTATGTCAAGTCTCGCGTCAGCACTCTTAGGACTAGGAATGGCAGTGGCGAATCTGTTAGCAAGTGTGATCCTGAGTGCTGTGGATAAGCATACCAAAGGAGAAGGGAAAGAGAGTTGGGTTTCAAGCAGTATAAATAAAGGTCACTATGAGTATTACTACTGGCTTCTTGCCATTATGACAGCTTTTAATCTGATTTATTTTATGGTTTGTAAATGGGCATATGGACCCTGTGTTGACATTGACATCACTAAGAGAATGTTAGAGGTTAGTGATGATGATCTGCCACAGGAGAACATGTCTAGTCATGGCTTGAATTCGCGCCAAGCTAGTTGTTAA